A window of Synechococcus sp. MW101C3 genomic DNA:
AGGACCTTCAAAGCTGGCCAGCACGGCGTCGATGCCATCGGCGCTTGTGCCGCTCATCAGGCCCAGAACCTTCATCGGCTCAATGGGAGGGAAGGGCCTCGAGCGCCTCGCTGCTGCCCATCACCACCAGCAGTTCGTCCTCGTTGAGCACGTGGGAGGCCGGCGGGTTCACGGTGAGGTGGTTCTGGGGACCGGCCGCCAGCACGCTGACGTCGTGGTTCTTGCGCAGGTTCAGATCGCGCAACGAGCGACCCACGAACGCCGACGGCACCTTGATCTCCTCGATGCTGTTGCGGTCGTCGAGACGCAGCCGCTCCAGCAAGTTGGGCCGCACCAACTCCATGCCGAGCCGGGTGCCCTGCATCTTCGAAGGGAACACCACCCGATCGGCGCCGACCCGCCGGAGCATCTTTTCGTGCAGATCGCTGGTGGCCCGCGCGATCACCTGGCGCACGCGGCTGCCGGGAGCATCCTTGACGATCAAGGTGGCGGTGATGCTCGCCTCGATCGGCTCACTGATCGCCACCACCACCGTGCCCACATCAAGGGCGCCAGCTGCGCGCAGCGCTTCCTCATCGGTGCAGTCCACGACCCGCGCCTCGATGGCCGGGTCCACCTGGCGCATTTCATCGATCGCCCGCTGGGAGTTGTCGATGGCCAGCACCTCCGCATCGAAGCGGAGCAACTCCTTGCAGACGGCACTGCCGAAGCGGCCCACGCCGATCACGGCGAAGCTTCTCGATACCGTGTCGCTGCCACCTTGCCACTGCCACCACTGGGTCATGAGCGGTGCAATGGCAGGGGATACAGGGAAAGGCGCATGACGATCAGAGGGAGAGCTCTTCGCGGGGATAGCCCACACGATTGTGGGTCCTGTTGGGGTAGAGGGAGGAGAGCAGCAGCAGAATCCCCACCCGGCCCACAAGCATGCCCACCATCAGCACCAACTGCCCCCAGCGGTTGAACTGGGCGGTGACGCCCACATCGAGCCTCACGGCGTCGAAGGCCAAGCACCGGGGCCATGGCCACCACGCACAGCACGAAGCAGGGCGAATGTGGTGGTTGTGGTGCCGACACCGATGATCGACAGCTGCATGACCGTGATCACCGAGGTGACGGTGAACAACCCTTCCCACCAGCACACGTCGTCGTTGGAGCAGAACGGGCTGGCCATCACCACGGCGCCCACGGTCACCACCAGCATCCCTGTCACCAGGGTGAACTGCGGAACGATGAGACGGTGCTGCCAGCCCGATCGTGTGATCACGTGTTGGGCTGGGGGGTCATGCGCAGGTAGGGCTTGACCTCAGTGACGCCTTTGGGGAACTTGGCCCGGGCGTCTTCGGTGGAGATCGAGGGAACCACGACGCAGTCGTCGCCCTGCTGCCAGTTCACCGGTGTGGCCACCTGGTGGTGATCGGTGAGCTGCAGGGAATCGATCACCCGGAGGATTTCATGGAAGTTCCGGCCCGTGCTGGCGGGATAGGTGATCTGCAGACGCAGTTTCTTGCTGGGATCGATGATGAACACCGAACGCACGGTGAGGTTGTTCAGCGCCTTCGGGTGGATCATCCCGTACAGATCGCTCACTGATTTGTCCGCATCCGCCAGGATCGGATAATCAACGATCGTGCACTGGGTTTCATTGATGTCGCCGATCCAGCCTTTGTGGCTCTCGGCGGAATCAACGCTCAGGGCAATCGTCTTGACATTGCGCTTCTCCCACTCCGGGCGCAGGCGGGCCACTTCACCCAGCTCCGTGGTGCACACGGGGGTGTAGTCAGCCGGGTGGGAAAACAGCACGACCCAGCTGTCGCCGGCGAAGTCGTAGAGGTTGATCGGACCCAGCTGGGAGTCCTGGGTGAAATCGGGGACGGTGTCACCGAGTTGAAGAGGCATGGCAGGGGGGATGAGACATGGTTGATCGTGCCATAGCCCTGCGGTCAGCTGACCCGGGTGATCATCCAGTTACGCAGTCCCTCCAGGCCGAAGTTTGCGGTCGCTGACACAAACAGCATGGTGGGGTGCAAGGTGCGGGCCAGCTCCAGCGCCTGCGCGTCGCAGCGGTCGATCTGGTTGCCCACCATCTGACGCGGCGCGGTGCTGCCGAGGGTGTCGAGCAGGGCGTTCACCGCTTCGAGCTGCTGCGGCCAGGCCGGGTCCGAAAGATCGACCACCACCAGCAGCTGATCAGCGTCGAGGGTTTCCTCCAGCGTCGAGCGGAACGCCTCCACCAGGGGCGGCGGGAGGGCGCGGATGAAGCCGACCGTGTCAGTGATCAACAGCCGCACCAGCCCCCCTTGCCCATCCGGCAGGTCAAGCCGCCGCGTGGTGGGATCGAGGGTGGCGAACAGCTTGTTCTCGGCCAGCACCTCCTCCCCCGCCACCGGGCGGGTGAGGGCATTGAGCAGGGAGCTCTTGCCGGCATTGGTGTAGCCCACCAGGGCCAGCCGCCTGACGCCCTGGCGTCCCTCGCGCAGGCGCGCCCGGTGCTCCCCCAGCCGCTGAACCTCCCGCTGCAGGCGGTCGAGGCGTCGGGCAATGGCCCGCCGGTCTTTTTCCAGCTGGGTTTCCCCCGGGCCCCGGGTGCCGATGCCACCCCCCTGACGCGAGAGGCTCTGGCCGCGGCCGCTGAGCCGCGGCAGCCGGTAGCGCAGCTGGGCCAGTTCCACCTGCAGACGCCCGGCGCCGCTGGCGGCCCGCTGGGCAAAGATGTCGAGAATCAGTTCGGTGCGGTCGCTGATCGGCAGGTCCAGCAGCCGCTCCAGGTTGCGGGCCTGCACCGGCGTCAGGTCCCGATCGGTCACCACCAGGGTGGCTCCCAGTCGGCGGGCCTCCAGGGCCGCCTCGCGCAGTTTCCCTTCCCCCCACAGCGTCTGGGGCGCCGCTTGCTGGCGCTTCTGCTGGATCAAGCCCACCGGCAGCGCGCCGGCGCTGCGCACCAGCCCTTCGAGCTCGGCGATGTCGCGCTGGCTGGCGGCACCGTCCTCACCGATCAGGGCCAGCAACAGCACCCGCTCGGGCCCAGCCTGGGGCGCCGGCCCCGGGGCGTCGTTGGCGGCCTCCGCGGGCAATGGCGAGTCAGCGGCCTCGCAGAGCTCGGCCAGGTCGGCCTCTCGGTACAGGGCCCAGGGGCGCCCCTCCTCCTGGCTGATGGTGTAGGACGCTGCCGCCCAGCGCCCCCCCGCGGCGGCCTTGTCGGGGTAGCGCAGCCACACCAGCGGCTCCAGATCGAGCCCCACCAGCGCTTCGCTGGCCAGCGGCTCCAGGCCGGGCTTGCGGCCCACGCAGGTGATCAGGCGCAGGTCGCTCCCCTGGCGCCGCTCGCTGCCGGGCAGTCGCTCGATCAGCCGGCCCGATTGCTCCAGTGGCCCCACCCACAGCAGGCGGGTGAGGCCGCGGCCGTCCACCACCAGGCTCAGCGGCAGCTCCAGCTCACGGGCCTCGGCGGCCAGCCGTTGCAGGCAGAGCAGTTCCGCGCCTCCCCCTTCCGGGTGCCGGCGGTGAGACAGCCGCTCCAGGCGGCGTTTCTGGGCGGGGCGCAGACCGCTGACACGCCCCATCAGCACAGCTTGTTTCAACGGCGCGGGTGCATCGGGTCAGGGGCGTTGGATCCGCAGGCAACGCACACCGGTGGCAGCCGCCCCTTCAGCATCCTCGGGGCTGTCCCCCACATGCCACACCTCAGCGGCCTCAAGGCCGAGGGCCGTCAGCGCCAGCCGGAAGGGCAGGGGATCGGGTTTGGCGGCCCCGGCCGCGCTGGACACGATCACCGCCTGAAGATGTTCCGCCAGGCCCAGCCCGCTGAGCAGCCCGTTCAGACGCCCGTC
This region includes:
- a CDS encoding peroxiredoxin, producing the protein MPLQLGDTVPDFTQDSQLGPINLYDFAGDSWVVLFSHPADYTPVCTTELGEVARLRPEWEKRNVKTIALSVDSAESHKGWIGDINETQCTIVDYPILADADKSVSDLYGMIHPKALNNLTVRSVFIIDPSKKLRLQITYPASTGRNFHEILRVIDSLQLTDHHQVATPVNWQQGDDCVVVPSISTEDARAKFPKGVTEVKPYLRMTPQPNT
- a CDS encoding TrkA family potassium uptake protein, whose translation is MTQWWQWQGGSDTVSRSFAVIGVGRFGSAVCKELLRFDAEVLAIDNSQRAIDEMRQVDPAIEARVVDCTDEEALRAAGALDVGTVVVAISEPIEASITATLIVKDAPGSRVRQVIARATSDLHEKMLRRVGADRVVFPSKMQGTRLGMELVRPNLLERLRLDDRNSIEEIKVPSAFVGRSLRDLNLRKNHDVSVLAAGPQNHLTVNPPASHVLNEDELLVVMGSSEALEALPSH
- the hflX gene encoding GTPase HflX, with amino-acid sequence MGRVSGLRPAQKRRLERLSHRRHPEGGGAELLCLQRLAAEARELELPLSLVVDGRGLTRLLWVGPLEQSGRLIERLPGSERRQGSDLRLITCVGRKPGLEPLASEALVGLDLEPLVWLRYPDKAAAGGRWAAASYTISQEEGRPWALYREADLAELCEAADSPLPAEAANDAPGPAPQAGPERVLLLALIGEDGAASQRDIAELEGLVRSAGALPVGLIQQKRQQAAPQTLWGEGKLREAALEARRLGATLVVTDRDLTPVQARNLERLLDLPISDRTELILDIFAQRAASGAGRLQVELAQLRYRLPRLSGRGQSLSRQGGGIGTRGPGETQLEKDRRAIARRLDRLQREVQRLGEHRARLREGRQGVRRLALVGYTNAGKSSLLNALTRPVAGEEVLAENKLFATLDPTTRRLDLPDGQGGLVRLLITDTVGFIRALPPPLVEAFRSTLEETLDADQLLVVVDLSDPAWPQQLEAVNALLDTLGSTAPRQMVGNQIDRCDAQALELARTLHPTMLFVSATANFGLEGLRNWMITRVS